GAACTCCTGAAGGGTGAGGGATCCGACCTCCTGGTGGTGGATCCGGATACCGGCAAGGCAAAGAGAGTGGTGCGTGCGGCGGAACAGGGTCGCTGGTCTCCGGACGGAAAGTCGATCCTCTTTCTCAGCGACCGGGACAGGACGGGCGAGCAATGTGAAGAGAGCAGCTGCGAATTTCAGTCGAAGCTCTATACAGCTGAGGCCGATGGCTCCGGTCAGAGAAAGGTCCGACCCGGCCATCAGTCCGGGACCATCGTCGGAGCCGACTGGTCACCGGACGGTTCCCGGATCGCGTTCGGGAGCGACCGGAACTTCCCGGCTCCGTATGGCGTTGCTTTCGAGATCTATTCAGTCGAGCCGTCCGGGGATTGCCTGACCTGGCTCACCAACGGATCGCCAGCCAGCGCGGACCCGAACTGGTCCCCGGTCGCCGGCACAGATTCGAGCCCCGGCGCCTGCGGAGCGACCGACCGTCCGGCACTGGTGGAGCCTCTCCCTTCGCTTCACCCCGTGATCGACGGGAAACAGGCCAGCTGGCCGCGGCTTTGGCTTGGTCCGGAATACAGGGGAAAGATCCTGACTTTTCCGACCGCTGACGGCGAAGAACTCGCCTATTACGACTGCGGAAAGTTCAGGCTCAGCGATTGCCCGATCGACTTTGCCGACCTGGAATCGGACGAGGCTTGCGGATACGACTTTAACGCGCTCCTCGAGGACGGCAGGTATACGGGCCTGATGCGCCACCGCGGCGCACTCGTTGCCCTGCCGCACTTCGACGGAAGTGGGAACAGGGAAGTCACGCTCATCTCCGGGGGCCAGACCATCGGGATCTACGTCGAAGATTCGCGATTCAGAAAGCGCACGACTCTTTCCGAATATCTGGCGGTCGTCGATCTGCTCCGGCCGGTCGGCCGCGACGACCTCGTCAGAGCCGACCTCCAGGAGGCTGTGTTCGGTCGCGGCGATGTACGGAAAGCCGCCGCGATCACCGATAGCTTCGAACAGAGCAAGTCTGTGCTGAAAGTCTCCAAGCGTTTTCACACGAAGACCAAGGTCATTCGCGCTTACCTGAAGTTCCAGACGGACATCGATAAGTTCGGTCCGATCAAGACAGTGAAATGCCAGGGTTCCAGTCTTTGAAGAGGCGTCCAAGAGGGGAAGTTTCATGTATCCAGTCACTGTTCGATCCCGTGGGGACCATGGCCTGAACCCGTCGTCCATTGTTGCTTTCTTTTTTGTAACTGCGCTCGTTTTGTTTTCCCTGGCGTCTGCCGCGGATGCTGCGAGCAGCGGAAGAGGCTGCGAATACAGAGCTGCGGGAGTTCTTGGGCCGAGGGGCAACGTTCTCATCGTGAGGCCGGGCAACAGGGGGCTGGTACTCGAGCGA
This DNA window, taken from Thermoleophilia bacterium, encodes the following:
- a CDS encoding PD40 domain-containing protein — its product is MALLACLQVAPALAAEPAEKGRIAYVNGTQIFAINADGSDRRPLTYHSKSLGEYDEEWDGAPRVSPDGKRFLFLREGDYDEDGEVLKLMVASMDGSKAQTVTTSNRLESRKRLGPQFWFKSAAWSQDGQRIIFTQDESLMSSRKTRWVSKVRSIRPDGSGLKTIVTARSKRTRKKRYQRDDGLFADIDTSPVDGRLLVTRELLKGEGSDLLVVDPDTGKAKRVVRAAEQGRWSPDGKSILFLSDRDRTGEQCEESSCEFQSKLYTAEADGSGQRKVRPGHQSGTIVGADWSPDGSRIAFGSDRNFPAPYGVAFEIYSVEPSGDCLTWLTNGSPASADPNWSPVAGTDSSPGACGATDRPALVEPLPSLHPVIDGKQASWPRLWLGPEYRGKILTFPTADGEELAYYDCGKFRLSDCPIDFADLESDEACGYDFNALLEDGRYTGLMRHRGALVALPHFDGSGNREVTLISGGQTIGIYVEDSRFRKRTTLSEYLAVVDLLRPVGRDDLVRADLQEAVFGRGDVRKAAAITDSFEQSKSVLKVSKRFHTKTKVIRAYLKFQTDIDKFGPIKTVKCQGSSL